A single window of Colletotrichum higginsianum IMI 349063 chromosome 8, whole genome shotgun sequence DNA harbors:
- a CDS encoding Eukaryotic translation initiation factor 3 subunit E: MEEVYAALGEESILPKVASQLSRHLVFPLIEFEAGRAEEKGDDETARKILAGKIKLLEDTNMADYVAQLYQELNGGSEAPAEYAKKRNDVIAQLEKYEQDTAKISELLTREDVVGALRSDKVANLEFLKKDHDVTIEMVNALYEFGQFQFRCGNYGAAAELLYQFRVLSTDNDRVASATWGKLASEILTTNWDSAVEEIMKVKESIDSKLFNNPRAQLDHRAMLVHWALFPLFNHEAAREPILDLFFSAAYINTIQTACPWVLRYLIAAVITGRSRSRNSSLHQKQMKDVIRYVRQEAYEYADPVTEFVSALYVAHDFNAAREALRKAEEVCRADFFLMSSSDAFVDAARHLICESYCKIFSRMNIRDLSAKLGLNPDDGEKWIVNLIRETRLDAKIDSQEGTVIMNHPPNNVYQQVIEKTKGGFFRTQVLTAAVSK; this comes from the exons ATGGAGGAAGTCTACGCCGCCCTCGGTGAGGAGAGCATCCTGCCCAAGGTCGCGTCGCAGCTTTCGAGACACCTTGTCTTCCCGCTGATCGAGttcgaggccggccgcgccgaagagaagggcgacgacgagacggcccgcaagatcctcgccggcaagatcaagctgctcgaggacACCAACATGGCCGACTACGTCGCCCAGCTGTACCAGGAGCTTAACGGCGGCAGTGAGGCACCTGCCGAGTATGCCAAGAAGCGCAACGATGTCATTGCCCAGCTCGAGAAGTACGAGCAGGACACGGCCAAGATCTCGGAGCTGCTCACCCGtgaggacgtcgtcggcgccctgcGCAGCGACAAGGTTGCCAACTTGGAGTTTTTGAAGAAGGACCACGAT GTCACCATCGAGATGGTCAACGCGCTCTACGAGTTCGGCCAGTTCCAGTTCCGCTGCGGCAACtacggcgccgccgcagagCTGCTGTACCAGTTCCGTGTGCTGTCGACCGACAACGACCGCGTcgcgtcggcgacctgggGCAAGCTCGCGTCCGAGATCCTGACGACCAACTGGGactcggccgtcgaggagatcaTGAAGGTCAAGGAGAGCATCGACAGCAAGCTCTTCAACAACCCCCGCGCACAGCTCGACCACCGCGCCATGCTCGTTCACTGGGCCCTGTTCCCGCTCTTCAACCATGAGGCCGCGCGCGAGCCCATCCTGgacctcttcttctccgccgcctacatcaacaccatccaGACCGCCTGCCCGTGGGTCCTGCGTtacctcatcgccgccgtcatcactGGCCGCTCGCGCTCGCGCAACTCGTCGCTGCACCAGAAGCAGATGAAGGACGTCATCCGCTACGTTCGCCAGGAGGCCTACGAGTACGCCGACCCCGTCACCGAGTTCGTCTCGGCCCTCTACGTCGCCCACGActtcaacgccgcccgcgaggccctccgcaaggccgaggaggtctGCCGCGCCGACTTCTTCCtcatgtcgtcgtccgacgccttcgtcgacgccgcccgccaccTCATCTGCGAGAGCTACTGCAAGATCTTCAGCCGCATGAACATCCGCGACCTTTCGGCCAAGCTGGGTCTCAACCCGGATGACGGCGAGAAGTGGATCGTCAACCTCATCCGCGAGACGCGTCTCGACGCCAAGATCGACTCCCAGGAGGGCACCGTCATTATGAACCACCCGCCCAACAACGTCTACCAGCAGGTCATCGAGAAGACCAAGGGTGGCTTCTTCCGCACCCAGGTgctcaccgccgccgtctccaaGTAG
- a CDS encoding Mitochondrial large ribosomal subunit l49, translated as MRPALTTAAAAVLARSTPRASALLPSIRFSSSASTTPAPAAVARPYVIGLTAGNQFPVYPSTKAAGSSKFTVVKKIEGNKKAFAQDLAREAGFPAEDVKLNPVTGHVQIKGFHVDKVKQWLSTAMGKSTAAV; from the exons ATGCGCCCAGCActcaccaccgccgccgccgccgttctcgccCGGTCGACCCCCAGAGCATCCGCCCTCCTTCCTTCAATacgcttctcctcctccgcctcgacgacaccagcccccgccgccgttgcgAGACCGTACGTCATTGGCCTTACCGCCGGCAACCAGTTCCCCGTCTACCCGAGTACAAAGGCCGCCGGATCTTCCAAGTTCACCGTCGTCAAGAAGATCGAGGGCAACAAGAAGGCCTTCGCCCAGGACCTTGCCCGCGAGGCAGGCTTCCCCGCCGAGGATGTCAAGCTGAACCCCGTGACGGGTCACGTCCAGATCAAG GGCTTCCACGTCGACAAGGTAAAGCAATGGCTGAGTACCGCGATGGGCAAATCTACCGCTGCAGTATGA